A stretch of Halostagnicola kamekurae DNA encodes these proteins:
- a CDS encoding PhzF family phenazine biosynthesis protein — METIRIVQVDAFTDEPLSGNPAGVVPDADGLSAAQMQSIAAEMAVSETAFLHSSNDPDADRRVRYFTPTQEVDLCGHATIGSFAHLHDDGLEPGTTALETNVGVLEIEVGEDGTVWMTQDEPQIREADVGYDRVADALGVSQAALEGASDDIPLAVSSTGLPFLIVPITYLSDLGDADPDMNAVEELADSVDAAGVYCFTFDALDRDSTLHGRMFAPGAGVPEDPVTGTASGAVAAYLDRFSAFDDDLPEELHLEQGHYVDRPGLVRVRLEDGVRVGGRGVTALDGTITVPDIEEDDILEA, encoded by the coding sequence ATGGAGACGATTCGGATCGTCCAGGTCGACGCCTTCACCGACGAACCGCTTTCCGGCAATCCCGCCGGCGTCGTGCCGGACGCAGACGGCCTCTCGGCCGCGCAGATGCAGTCTATCGCCGCCGAGATGGCCGTCAGCGAGACGGCCTTCCTGCACTCGAGCAACGATCCGGACGCCGACCGCCGCGTGCGGTATTTCACCCCAACGCAGGAGGTAGATCTCTGCGGGCACGCGACGATCGGCTCCTTCGCACACCTCCACGACGACGGACTTGAGCCCGGAACGACCGCCCTCGAGACGAACGTCGGCGTCCTCGAGATCGAGGTCGGGGAGGACGGCACAGTCTGGATGACGCAGGACGAGCCCCAAATTCGCGAGGCCGATGTCGGTTACGACCGCGTTGCCGACGCGCTGGGGGTAAGCCAGGCCGCGCTCGAGGGGGCCAGCGACGATATTCCGCTCGCGGTTTCCTCGACCGGCCTGCCGTTCTTGATCGTGCCGATCACCTACCTCTCGGACCTCGGCGACGCCGACCCGGACATGAACGCCGTCGAGGAACTCGCCGATTCGGTCGACGCAGCGGGCGTCTACTGCTTTACCTTCGACGCGCTCGACCGCGACTCGACGCTGCACGGCCGGATGTTCGCGCCCGGCGCGGGCGTCCCCGAGGACCCCGTTACGGGCACCGCGAGCGGCGCCGTCGCGGCCTACCTCGATCGGTTCAGCGCGTTCGACGACGACCTCCCCGAGGAACTGCACCTCGAGCAGGGCCACTACGTCGACCGGCCGGGGCTGGTCCGGGTCCGCCTCGAGGACGGCGTGCGTGTCGGCGGACGAGGCGTTACCGCGCTGGACGGAACGATCACCGTTCCCGACATCGAGGAAGACGACATCCTCGAGGCCTGA